In Chanodichthys erythropterus isolate Z2021 chromosome 9, ASM2448905v1, whole genome shotgun sequence, a genomic segment contains:
- the naa35 gene encoding N-alpha-acetyltransferase 35, NatC auxiliary subunit isoform X1, whose translation MVMKSSVEEEEGGWGLGIPEKMRNNANWVDVTQEFKGACKELKLGELLHDKLFGLFEAMSAIEMMDPKMDAGMIGNQVNRKILNFEQAVKDEAIRVKDLSIPELIGIMDTCFCCLITWLEGHSLAQTVFTCLYVHNPDLIQDPALKAFALGILKICDIAREKVNKAAVFEEEDFQAMTYGFKMANNVTDLRVTGMLKDVEDELQRKVKSTRSRQGEQRDPEVELDHQQCLALFSRVKFTRLLLSALISFTKKETSAVSEAQKLMTQAADLLPAIHSTIQYGIQSQNDTTKGDHPIMMGFEPLVNQRLLPPTFPRYAKIIKREEMVNYFSKLIERIKNVCEVINITNLHSILDFFCEFSEQSPCVLSRSLLQTTFLIDNKKVFGTHLMQDMIKDALRYFVSPPVLSPKCSLNNNHQAKDYIDSFVTHCTRPFCSLIQIHGHNRARQRDKLGHILEEFATLQDEAEKVDAALHGLLMKLEPQRQHLACLGTWILYHNLRIMIQYLLSGFELELYSMHEYYYIYWYLSEFLYAWLMSTLSRADSSQMAEERILEEQLKVRSSKKSKKKKKARPLSKEITMSQAYQNMCAGMYKTMIALDMDRKVRKPQFELDSEQVRYEHRFAPFNSVVTPPPVHYIQFKEMSDLKKYNPPPRSADLYMAASKHFQQAKLILENVTSPDTEVNRILKVAKPNIVVMKLLAGGHKKETKALPEFDFSAHKYFPIVKII comes from the exons ATGGTGATGAAGTCATCGgtagaggaggaggagggaggttGGGGTCTTGGGATCCCAGAGAAGATGAGAAACAATGCCAACTGGGTGGACGTCACCCAAGAGTTCAAAGGAGCCTGTAAAG AACTCAAACTTGGCGAGTTGCTCCATGACAAACT GTTTGGTCTGTTTGAGGCGATGTCAGCCATCGAGATGATGGATCCGAAGATGGATGCTGGGATGATCGGAAACCAAGTCAACCGTAAAATCCTCAACTTTGAACAGGCTGTTAAG GATGAAGCCATACGAGTGAAGGATCTGAGTATTCCTGAGCTCATCGGGATCATGGACACATGTTTCTGCTGTCTG ATCACATGGCTGGAGGGGCATTCTCTGGCTCAGACTGTGTTTACGTGTCTATATGTTCATAATCCGGATCTTATTCAAGACCCAGCTCTTAAAGCCTTCGCTCTGGGTATCCTCAAGATCTGTGACATCGCCCGTGAGAAAGTCAACAAAGCCGCTGTGTTTGAGGAG GAAGATTTTCAGGCCATGACTTACGGCTTTAAAATGGCAAATAATGTAACAGATCTGAGAGTGACAG GAATGCTTAAAGATGTTGAGGATGAACTTCAGAGGAAAGTGAAG agtaCACGCAGTCGACAGGGTGAACAACGAGATCCTGAAGTGGAACTGGAT CATCAGCAGTGCTTGGCTCTGTTCAGTCGTGTTAAATTCACTCGCCTGCTGCTTAGCGCGCTCATCTCCTTCACTAAAAAGGAG ACAAGTGCTGTCAGCGAAGCGCAGAAGCTGATGACTCAGGCTGCTGACTTACTGCCCGCGATACACTCCACCATACAGTATGGAATACAGTCACAGAATGACACAACCAAAGGAG ATCACCCAATCATGATGGGTTTCGAGCCTCTGGTTAACCAGCGCTTGCTCCCGCCCACTTTCCCACGCTACGCCAAGATCATTAAGAGAGAAGAGATGGTCAACTACTTCAGCAAACTCATTGAGCGCATTAAAAATGTCTGTGAGGTCATCAACATAACCAACCTGCACAGCATCTTG GATTTCTTCTGTGAATTCAGTGAGCAGTCTCCATGTGTGCTGTCTAGATCTCTGCTGCAG ACCACATTTCTGATTGACAATAAGAAGGTGTTTGGGACTCATCTGATGCAGGATATGATTAAAGATGCATTGCGCTATTTTGTCAGCCCACCTGTCCTCTCTCCAAA ATGCAGTTTGAACAATAACCACCAGGCTAAAGACTACATCGACTCCTTTGTCACACACTGCACACGG CCATTCTGCAGCCTTATCCAGATTCACGGACACAACAGAGCACGCCAGCGGGACAAACTGGGTCACATTCTGGAGGAGTTTGCCACACTTCAGGATGAG gCTGAAAAGGTGGACGCTGCTCTTCACGGTCTTCTGATGAAGCTGGAGCCTCAAAGGCAGCATTTAGCCTGTCTGGGAACCTGGATCCTCTATCACAACCTGCGTATCATGATCCAGTACCTGCTCAGCGGCTTTGAGCTGGAGCTCTACAGCATGCATGAGTATTATTACATCTACTG GTATCTGTCGGAGTTCCTGTATGCGTGGCTCATGTCCACGTTGAGTCGAGCGGACAGCTCTCAGATGGCTGAGGAGAGAATCCTGGAGGAGCAGCTGAAAGTACGAAGCAGCAAGAAGagcaagaagaagaagaaag CTCGTCCTCTGAGTAAAGAGATCACCATGAGCCAAGCTTACCAGAACATGTGTGCTGGCATGTACAAG ACCATGATAGCGTTGGATATGGACAGAAAGGTGCGCAAACCTCAGTTTGAACTGGACAGCGAGCAGGTTCGCTATGAGCATCGATTCGCCCCTTTCAACAGTGTTGTCACACCACCACCAGTACACTACATCCAGTTTAAG gAAATGTCAGATTTGAAGAAGTATAACCCTCCTCCTCGCTCAGCGGATCTCTACATGGCAGCCAGTAAACATTTCCAGCAGGCTAAACTCATACTTGAAAACGTCACCAGCCCTGACACAGAG GTTAATCGCATCCTTAAAGTGGCCAAGCCCAATATTGTTGTAATGAAACTGCTGGCTGGAGGACACAAGAAGGAAACCAAg GCCCTTCCTGAATTTGACTTCTCTGCGCACAAATACTTCCCCATAGTCAAGATCATTTGA
- the naa35 gene encoding N-alpha-acetyltransferase 35, NatC auxiliary subunit isoform X2 → MSAIEMMDPKMDAGMIGNQVNRKILNFEQAVKDEAIRVKDLSIPELIGIMDTCFCCLITWLEGHSLAQTVFTCLYVHNPDLIQDPALKAFALGILKICDIAREKVNKAAVFEEEDFQAMTYGFKMANNVTDLRVTGMLKDVEDELQRKVKSTRSRQGEQRDPEVELDHQQCLALFSRVKFTRLLLSALISFTKKETSAVSEAQKLMTQAADLLPAIHSTIQYGIQSQNDTTKGDHPIMMGFEPLVNQRLLPPTFPRYAKIIKREEMVNYFSKLIERIKNVCEVINITNLHSILDFFCEFSEQSPCVLSRSLLQTTFLIDNKKVFGTHLMQDMIKDALRYFVSPPVLSPKCSLNNNHQAKDYIDSFVTHCTRPFCSLIQIHGHNRARQRDKLGHILEEFATLQDEAEKVDAALHGLLMKLEPQRQHLACLGTWILYHNLRIMIQYLLSGFELELYSMHEYYYIYWYLSEFLYAWLMSTLSRADSSQMAEERILEEQLKVRSSKKSKKKKKARPLSKEITMSQAYQNMCAGMYKTMIALDMDRKVRKPQFELDSEQVRYEHRFAPFNSVVTPPPVHYIQFKEMSDLKKYNPPPRSADLYMAASKHFQQAKLILENVTSPDTEVNRILKVAKPNIVVMKLLAGGHKKETKALPEFDFSAHKYFPIVKII, encoded by the exons ATGTCAGCCATCGAGATGATGGATCCGAAGATGGATGCTGGGATGATCGGAAACCAAGTCAACCGTAAAATCCTCAACTTTGAACAGGCTGTTAAG GATGAAGCCATACGAGTGAAGGATCTGAGTATTCCTGAGCTCATCGGGATCATGGACACATGTTTCTGCTGTCTG ATCACATGGCTGGAGGGGCATTCTCTGGCTCAGACTGTGTTTACGTGTCTATATGTTCATAATCCGGATCTTATTCAAGACCCAGCTCTTAAAGCCTTCGCTCTGGGTATCCTCAAGATCTGTGACATCGCCCGTGAGAAAGTCAACAAAGCCGCTGTGTTTGAGGAG GAAGATTTTCAGGCCATGACTTACGGCTTTAAAATGGCAAATAATGTAACAGATCTGAGAGTGACAG GAATGCTTAAAGATGTTGAGGATGAACTTCAGAGGAAAGTGAAG agtaCACGCAGTCGACAGGGTGAACAACGAGATCCTGAAGTGGAACTGGAT CATCAGCAGTGCTTGGCTCTGTTCAGTCGTGTTAAATTCACTCGCCTGCTGCTTAGCGCGCTCATCTCCTTCACTAAAAAGGAG ACAAGTGCTGTCAGCGAAGCGCAGAAGCTGATGACTCAGGCTGCTGACTTACTGCCCGCGATACACTCCACCATACAGTATGGAATACAGTCACAGAATGACACAACCAAAGGAG ATCACCCAATCATGATGGGTTTCGAGCCTCTGGTTAACCAGCGCTTGCTCCCGCCCACTTTCCCACGCTACGCCAAGATCATTAAGAGAGAAGAGATGGTCAACTACTTCAGCAAACTCATTGAGCGCATTAAAAATGTCTGTGAGGTCATCAACATAACCAACCTGCACAGCATCTTG GATTTCTTCTGTGAATTCAGTGAGCAGTCTCCATGTGTGCTGTCTAGATCTCTGCTGCAG ACCACATTTCTGATTGACAATAAGAAGGTGTTTGGGACTCATCTGATGCAGGATATGATTAAAGATGCATTGCGCTATTTTGTCAGCCCACCTGTCCTCTCTCCAAA ATGCAGTTTGAACAATAACCACCAGGCTAAAGACTACATCGACTCCTTTGTCACACACTGCACACGG CCATTCTGCAGCCTTATCCAGATTCACGGACACAACAGAGCACGCCAGCGGGACAAACTGGGTCACATTCTGGAGGAGTTTGCCACACTTCAGGATGAG gCTGAAAAGGTGGACGCTGCTCTTCACGGTCTTCTGATGAAGCTGGAGCCTCAAAGGCAGCATTTAGCCTGTCTGGGAACCTGGATCCTCTATCACAACCTGCGTATCATGATCCAGTACCTGCTCAGCGGCTTTGAGCTGGAGCTCTACAGCATGCATGAGTATTATTACATCTACTG GTATCTGTCGGAGTTCCTGTATGCGTGGCTCATGTCCACGTTGAGTCGAGCGGACAGCTCTCAGATGGCTGAGGAGAGAATCCTGGAGGAGCAGCTGAAAGTACGAAGCAGCAAGAAGagcaagaagaagaagaaag CTCGTCCTCTGAGTAAAGAGATCACCATGAGCCAAGCTTACCAGAACATGTGTGCTGGCATGTACAAG ACCATGATAGCGTTGGATATGGACAGAAAGGTGCGCAAACCTCAGTTTGAACTGGACAGCGAGCAGGTTCGCTATGAGCATCGATTCGCCCCTTTCAACAGTGTTGTCACACCACCACCAGTACACTACATCCAGTTTAAG gAAATGTCAGATTTGAAGAAGTATAACCCTCCTCCTCGCTCAGCGGATCTCTACATGGCAGCCAGTAAACATTTCCAGCAGGCTAAACTCATACTTGAAAACGTCACCAGCCCTGACACAGAG GTTAATCGCATCCTTAAAGTGGCCAAGCCCAATATTGTTGTAATGAAACTGCTGGCTGGAGGACACAAGAAGGAAACCAAg GCCCTTCCTGAATTTGACTTCTCTGCGCACAAATACTTCCCCATAGTCAAGATCATTTGA